DNA from Bacteroidota bacterium:
AAAAATTATTTACCAGAAACAAGGTTATACTGAAGAGGATGCAAAGATATTGAATGAAATAATCGATAAGGAAACAAAATAATAAAACAATCCCAATTTTTAAGACTTGGTTCACGATCAGGTTGTGAAACAACTCTTTCGTGTGCTAAGTTTTTTAAATTAAGAGACTGAGGTTGAATTATTCTGCACTATATTCGATTTGAAGGATATTTTTTGTTTTTGAAGTAATTTTAAATCGGTTATCGATTTGATGCCCGATAATCCAAACGATATCATCTCCTGAGCATAACAACCAACTATCCTCTTTTTCAAAAAGTGAGAATTTTTGGTCGATAAAATAGTCGCTTAATTTCTTTTTAAAATTACTTCCCAAAGGAAAAAAATAATCTCCTTTTTTCCATTTACGGATGCTTAAAGGAAAAGTCAATTTTCCCTGGTCGAGACTCGCGACGTGCTTTTCTGTTGAAAATTCAAAAGTTGAATCTTTAGCAAAACTGCTGAGATTTAAACAAATTGGCTTTTCTATTTTTTTTGTCCTGTCGGATATAAAAAATTCTTTTTCTGCTTCCTTTTTCAAGGCTCTGATCATCAACTGAGTTCTATCTTTAATCAAATGGTGTGTATCTGAATAAAATTGACTCCCCGATCCACTGTTCAAATTTTTAATGATATCCTCAGTTGTTTGAAAGCTAAATCCAAATTCACGGATCAGTTCATATAAATAAGTTGAAATGGGTCGAAGTTTTTCAAGTTCATGAATTGAAATTGAATATTCATTGTGATGCTCTATCAGTAATTTTTCTCTCGTTTTATTTATTTGCGATGTATAAATTTCTTCTGCTTCTCTGAAGCGTTTCATATTTGCATCAAAAGTATTCAAATAGGCAGGATCAATATCTTCCAAAACCGTCAACAAATGATGTCTGATTTTATTGCGTAAGTATTTATCAGAGGCATTGGATGAGTCTTCGCGATATGTTAATTGAGATTTTTCAATAAATACGGCAATTTCCTTCCGTGTTGTAAAGAGCAGTGGGCGTATTAAATTTCCTTGCATGGCCCTGATCCCGTGCAAGCCTGAAATACCTGTTCCACGCAATAGGTTAATAAAAAAAGTTTCAAGCTGATCGTCCTGATGATGACCCGTGGCAATTTTGTGATAACCATTTTCTGACCGAAGTTTCTCGAACCACTCGTATCGTAAGTCCCTGGCAGCCATTTGCGTTGAAATTCCTCGCTCCTTCTCAATTTGATTGGTGTCAAATTCGATATAGAAGAAAGGAACTTTATATTTATCAGCCAGTTCTTTAACAAATAGTGCATCTCCATCCGACTCCTCGCCCCTCAATTTAAAATTGCAGTGTGCTATCCCGAAATTATAAGCAGCCTGTTGAAATAACTCGCACATAGCTACAGAATCCATGCCACCACTAACTGTCAGCAGGATTTTATCCTCTGAATTAAAGAGCTTATTCTGTATAATGTAAGATTTAAATCTTTCCAGCATCCTGCAAAATTAACAAATGGATGGTATTAAAACACCTAAACTATATAATAAGCTAGCTTTATTATCAATTGGCTTCTTATATATTATCATAAATATAATCGGGAGAAAGCTGATAAAAAAAATTATAAATGTAAAGCCCCCGAAACCTAATATTACAGTTTTCGGGGGAAATTTATGAATCATTGTTTTAAAAGAAAAATTACAATTATTTTGAAGTCCAGCAATTCAGTTAATCTTTATGTTAAAGATTTACTCCTATTAAAGCCGAAAACGTTACCAGATTTAAGGAGTCAGAATTAAAAATACAGACGACTCTATATTAAAGCC
Protein-coding regions in this window:
- the tilS gene encoding tRNA lysidine(34) synthetase TilS, which encodes MLERFKSYIIQNKLFNSEDKILLTVSGGMDSVAMCELFQQAAYNFGIAHCNFKLRGEESDGDALFVKELADKYKVPFFYIEFDTNQIEKERGISTQMAARDLRYEWFEKLRSENGYHKIATGHHQDDQLETFFINLLRGTGISGLHGIRAMQGNLIRPLLFTTRKEIAVFIEKSQLTYREDSSNASDKYLRNKIRHHLLTVLEDIDPAYLNTFDANMKRFREAEEIYTSQINKTREKLLIEHHNEYSISIHELEKLRPISTYLYELIREFGFSFQTTEDIIKNLNSGSGSQFYSDTHHLIKDRTQLMIRALKKEAEKEFFISDRTKKIEKPICLNLSSFAKDSTFEFSTEKHVASLDQGKLTFPLSIRKWKKGDYFFPLGSNFKKKLSDYFIDQKFSLFEKEDSWLLCSGDDIVWIIGHQIDNRFKITSKTKNILQIEYSAE